A genomic stretch from Shewanella sediminis HAW-EB3 includes:
- a CDS encoding gamma carbonic anhydrase family protein: MTILKNTQSLRSYKGMTPELKNNVYVDEACVLVGDIFLDEDASIWPLVAARGDVNHIRIGKRSNVQDGTVLHVTRKSNAKPDGNPLLIGDDVTIGHKAMLHGCTVGNRILVGMGAIILDGAILEDDVILGAGSLVPPGKVLKSGHLYVGSPAKQVRELTQAELAFLPQSADNYVKLKNEYLEEA; this comes from the coding sequence ATGACCATCTTGAAAAACACTCAATCATTACGCTCTTATAAAGGAATGACTCCTGAACTTAAGAATAATGTGTATGTAGATGAAGCTTGCGTACTGGTTGGAGACATATTCCTTGATGAAGATGCAAGCATCTGGCCTTTGGTAGCCGCTCGCGGTGATGTTAACCATATTAGAATTGGAAAACGATCTAACGTTCAAGATGGAACAGTTTTACATGTTACCCGTAAGTCCAATGCCAAACCTGATGGCAATCCTTTACTGATTGGCGATGATGTTACTATCGGCCATAAAGCTATGTTGCATGGTTGCACTGTCGGTAACCGCATATTAGTTGGCATGGGCGCAATCATTCTTGATGGTGCGATACTGGAAGATGATGTAATTTTGGGCGCGGGCTCTTTAGTTCCTCCCGGTAAGGTATTAAAGAGTGGCCACTTATATGTAGGTAGCCCAGCGAAACAGGTTCGAGAATTAACCCAAGCTGAGTTAGCCTTCTTGCCTCAGTCTGCAGATAACTACGTCAAACTGAAAAATGAGTATCTGGAAGAAGCCTAG
- a CDS encoding DUF1488 domain-containing protein gives MNQNILFPDLQDWDEKTQSVVFPAQVQGANIECRIGLSKLSEMALTLLKSTDSDIKEKALNLFEEYRFDIEEEVETLIELESFDEQGRLVVK, from the coding sequence ATGAATCAGAATATTTTGTTTCCCGATCTGCAAGATTGGGATGAGAAAACGCAATCAGTGGTATTTCCGGCTCAGGTACAAGGTGCGAATATTGAATGTCGTATAGGGTTGTCTAAGCTATCCGAAATGGCATTAACGCTCTTAAAAAGTACCGACAGCGATATCAAAGAGAAAGCATTAAACTTGTTTGAAGAATATAGGTTCGATATTGAAGAGGAGGTTGAAACACTCATCGAATTGGAGTCATTCGATGAGCAGGGTCGGCTTGTAGTAAAGTAA
- the aroE gene encoding shikimate dehydrogenase — protein sequence MTDKYAVFGNPIAHSKSPLIHGLFAKETAQVLEYEAILAPVDEFASCLDEFWKGEGKGANVTVPFKEQAFNLCDELSEEAKLAGAVNTLTVQANGVIRGDNTDGLGLVADLKRHMGELNGLSVLLVGAGGAARGSILPLLQSGISKLTIVNRTQGKAERLVDIFSEYGEVCALPMEHEDKSYDIIINSTSSSLTGEVPNLSTQVIDTSTVCYDMMYGKEPTSFNVWAKEQGAKLTLDGLGMLVGQAAQSFAIWRKVKPSVEPVLAELRTLL from the coding sequence ATGACTGATAAATATGCCGTTTTTGGCAACCCTATTGCCCACAGTAAATCTCCGCTGATCCATGGTCTATTTGCGAAAGAAACGGCACAAGTTCTGGAGTATGAAGCAATACTTGCCCCGGTCGATGAGTTTGCTTCCTGCTTAGATGAGTTTTGGAAAGGAGAGGGGAAGGGGGCTAACGTCACGGTGCCTTTTAAAGAGCAGGCGTTTAACTTGTGTGACGAGCTAAGTGAAGAGGCTAAGTTAGCTGGTGCGGTGAATACCTTAACTGTGCAAGCTAACGGCGTGATCCGGGGTGATAATACCGATGGTTTAGGGCTGGTTGCAGATCTGAAAAGACACATGGGTGAGCTTAATGGTTTGTCTGTTTTACTTGTGGGAGCTGGTGGCGCGGCCAGAGGAAGTATCTTACCGTTACTACAATCGGGTATCAGCAAGCTGACAATCGTTAACCGGACTCAAGGCAAAGCAGAGCGACTGGTTGATATCTTTTCTGAATATGGTGAGGTCTGTGCTTTACCTATGGAACATGAAGATAAAAGTTATGACATCATTATTAACTCAACTTCTTCCAGTTTGACTGGAGAGGTTCCTAACTTGTCGACTCAAGTTATAGATACGAGTACGGTTTGCTACGATATGATGTATGGAAAAGAGCCTACATCTTTTAATGTATGGGCAAAAGAGCAAGGCGCAAAACTGACTTTAGATGGTTTAGGTATGTTAGTTGGTCAAGCTGCCCAAAGTTTTGCTATTTGGCGCAAGGTTAAACCGAGTGTAGAACCTGTATTAGCAGAACTTAGAACACTGCTTTAA